A genomic stretch from Myxococcus xanthus includes:
- a CDS encoding VOC family protein, protein MQDVKASSTWYQTLLGVRSGCEPDHPHRLVYDRLMSGDALVLQLHRWNAEEHPNLVGPDLAPHGHGVLLWFEVDEFDVAVDRARHLGAQVIEEPHVNPAPQHREIWLKDPDGYVVVLASPDGESAEA, encoded by the coding sequence GTGCAGGACGTGAAGGCAAGCAGCACCTGGTACCAGACCTTGCTGGGAGTCCGCTCGGGGTGCGAGCCGGACCATCCCCATCGTCTCGTCTATGACCGACTCATGAGTGGGGACGCCCTCGTTCTCCAACTGCACCGCTGGAACGCCGAGGAGCACCCCAACCTGGTTGGTCCCGACCTGGCCCCCCATGGCCATGGCGTCCTTCTCTGGTTCGAAGTTGATGAATTTGATGTTGCCGTGGACCGCGCCAGACATCTGGGCGCTCAGGTCATCGAAGAGCCGCACGTCAACCCTGCGCCGCAGCACCGAGAGATTTGGCTCAAGGACCCAGATGGCTATGTCGTCGTCCTCGCCAGTCCAGACGGAGAGTCCGCTGAGGCGTGA